A window of the Pseudomonas sp. B21_DOA genome harbors these coding sequences:
- a CDS encoding DUF1328 domain-containing protein: MLSWAITFLIIAIIAAVLGFGGIAGTATGIAKILFVVFLVMFIASFFFGRRGRG, from the coding sequence ATGTTGAGCTGGGCAATTACATTCTTGATCATTGCCATCATCGCCGCCGTTCTGGGCTTCGGTGGTATCGCGGGCACCGCCACGGGTATCGCCAAGATTCTCTTTGTCGTGTTCCTGGTGATGTTCATCGCTTCCTTCTTCTTTGGCCGTCGCGGCCGAGGTTAA
- a CDS encoding inhibitor of vertebrate lysozyme family protein: protein MIGLKTLAAALLLGGSAMAMAANDGQTRVNELLASDAQYRETWEGVIKKEERVPEWVINLSGTSEQQMHAVTEDGDQYLVGLLCESQDKCLNHRLIVAFSFDKDDAYAMLVDVPEGLPQDKSPTRHATYRFFGKPDQGMQDLLMETLKKDPKWY from the coding sequence ATGATCGGTCTCAAGACATTGGCCGCCGCCCTGCTTCTGGGCGGCAGTGCCATGGCCATGGCGGCCAATGACGGCCAGACCCGGGTCAACGAACTGCTCGCCTCCGACGCGCAGTACCGTGAAACCTGGGAAGGCGTGATCAAAAAGGAAGAGCGCGTACCGGAATGGGTGATCAACCTGTCCGGCACCTCCGAACAACAGATGCATGCCGTTACGGAAGATGGCGATCAGTATCTGGTCGGCCTGCTCTGCGAGAGTCAGGACAAGTGCCTGAATCACCGTTTGATCGTGGCCTTCAGCTTCGACAAGGATGACGCCTACGCCATGCTGGTCGATGTGCCGGAAGGTCTGCCGCAGGACAAGTCGCCGACGCGACACGCGACTTATCGCTTCTTCGGCAAACCTGATCAGGGCATGCAGGATCTGCTGATGGAAACCCTGAAGAAAGATCCGAAGTGGTACTGA
- a CDS encoding PAS domain-containing protein, with the protein MKLAIKLRTRLFLSISALITVALLGLLLGLVSVMQMAGSQEALVRSNFVTLDLGLKLRQTLGDQLIIMLAEKPDPVAFEASKQHYFELLDQGIAQQREGDGQPYGFRQAKADYLNFLASFDVTAEAAKNASTSADFRERFNILRNGLIAEHKHALETINAVQHAARERALLIAGLLGLVGLAVLIIGFVTAQGIARRFGAPIEALAKAADNIGQGNYDVTLPISTAMEVNLLSRRFGLMAEALREHQAMNVDELLAGQQRLQAVLDSIDDGLLMIDRQGQLEHLNPVAQRQLGWEDDRLGQGLGTALGRPELDAQLQLVLRGGTLERAPEDLSIEVDGESRLLTYSLTPVSHTQGHILGAVMVLHDVTEQRAFERVRSEFVLRASHELRTPVTGMHMAFGLFRERAKFPAESREADLLDTVNEEMQRLMQLINDLLNFSRYQNGLQKLTLAPCSIEDLLEQAQLRFADVAAAKGVALNVEIQGPLPRLQADQAQLDRVLDNLIDNALRHTARDGQIRLQARRHGERVIISVEDNGEGIAYGQQGRIFEPFVQVGRKKGGAGLGLALCKEIVQLHGGRMGVYSRPGQGTQFYMALAV; encoded by the coding sequence ATGAAACTGGCGATCAAGCTGCGCACGCGCCTGTTCCTGAGCATTTCTGCATTGATCACCGTGGCCTTGCTCGGGCTCTTGCTCGGGCTGGTCAGCGTGATGCAGATGGCCGGGTCACAGGAAGCGCTGGTGCGCAGCAACTTTGTCACTCTGGATCTGGGCCTCAAGCTGCGCCAGACCCTCGGTGATCAATTGATCATCATGCTCGCCGAGAAGCCCGATCCCGTCGCGTTCGAAGCGTCCAAGCAGCACTACTTCGAGTTGCTCGACCAAGGCATCGCCCAGCAGCGGGAGGGCGATGGCCAGCCTTACGGTTTCCGCCAGGCCAAGGCCGATTACCTGAACTTCCTCGCCTCATTCGACGTGACTGCCGAAGCGGCGAAGAACGCCAGCACCAGTGCGGATTTCCGCGAGCGCTTCAACATTCTGCGTAATGGCCTGATTGCTGAGCACAAACACGCACTGGAAACCATCAATGCCGTCCAGCACGCTGCCCGCGAACGGGCCTTGCTGATTGCCGGGCTGCTTGGCCTGGTCGGGCTGGCGGTGCTGATCATCGGTTTCGTCACTGCCCAGGGCATCGCCCGACGTTTCGGCGCACCGATCGAAGCGCTGGCCAAGGCTGCCGACAACATCGGCCAGGGCAACTATGACGTGACCCTGCCGATTTCCACGGCCATGGAAGTCAACCTGCTGTCGCGACGCTTCGGCCTGATGGCCGAGGCGTTGCGCGAACACCAGGCGATGAATGTCGACGAACTGTTGGCCGGTCAGCAGCGTTTGCAAGCGGTGCTCGACAGTATCGACGACGGTTTGTTGATGATCGACCGCCAGGGCCAGCTCGAACACCTCAATCCTGTGGCTCAGCGCCAGTTGGGCTGGGAAGACGACCGCCTCGGCCAAGGCTTGGGCACCGCACTCGGGCGCCCGGAGCTGGATGCGCAACTGCAATTGGTCCTGCGCGGCGGCACGCTGGAGCGCGCGCCGGAAGATCTGAGCATCGAAGTCGATGGCGAATCGCGCCTGCTGACCTACAGCCTGACGCCGGTCAGTCATACCCAGGGGCATATTCTCGGCGCGGTGATGGTGCTGCACGATGTCACCGAGCAACGCGCGTTCGAGCGCGTACGCAGTGAGTTTGTCTTGCGCGCGTCCCATGAACTGCGTACGCCGGTGACGGGCATGCACATGGCCTTCGGGCTGTTTCGCGAGCGGGCCAAGTTCCCGGCGGAATCGCGCGAAGCTGACCTGCTGGATACGGTCAACGAAGAAATGCAGCGCCTGATGCAATTGATCAACGATCTGCTGAATTTCTCGCGCTACCAGAACGGTCTACAGAAACTCACCCTGGCGCCATGTTCCATTGAGGACCTGCTGGAGCAGGCGCAACTGCGCTTTGCCGACGTGGCTGCGGCCAAAGGTGTTGCGCTGAACGTCGAGATTCAAGGCCCGCTGCCGAGGTTGCAGGCTGATCAGGCGCAACTTGATCGCGTCCTCGACAACTTGATCGACAACGCCCTGCGGCACACTGCCCGCGACGGGCAGATCCGTCTGCAGGCGCGCCGCCATGGCGAGCGGGTCATCATCAGTGTCGAAGACAATGGCGAAGGCATTGCCTACGGCCAGCAGGGGCGGATTTTCGAGCCGTTCGTGCAGGTCGGGCGCAAGAAGGGCGGTGCCGGGCTTGGCCTGGCGCTGTGCAAGGAAATCGTCCAGTTGCACGGCGGGCGCATGGGCGTTTATTCGCGGCCGGGGCAGGGCACCCAGTTCTACATGGCGCTGGCGGTTTAG
- the algB gene encoding sigma-54-dependent response regulator transcription factor AlgB, producing MESATEQQGRILLVDDESAILRTFRYCLEDEGYTVATANSAAQADALLQRQVFDLCFLDLRLGEDNGLDVLAQMRIQAPWMRVVIVTAHSAVDTAVDAIQAGAADYLVKPCSPDQLRLATAKQLEVRQLSARLEALEGEIRKPKDGLDSHSPAMKVVLETARQVASTDANILILGESGTGKGELARAIHGWSKREKKSCVTINCPSLTAELMESELFGHSRGAFTGASESTLGRVNQADGGTLFLDEIGDFPLTLQPKLLRFIQDKEYERVGDPVTRRADVRILAATNLNLEDMVRDGRFREDLLYRLNVITLHLPPLRERAEDILTLADRFLARFVKEYARPARGFSDEAREALLGYRWPGNIRELRNVVERASIICPQERVEISHLGMAEQPANNAPRVGAALSLDELEKAHIGAVLATAGTLDQAAKTLGIDASTLYRKRKQYNL from the coding sequence ATGGAATCTGCCACTGAGCAACAAGGCCGCATTCTGCTGGTGGACGATGAATCCGCCATCCTGCGTACGTTTCGTTATTGCCTCGAAGACGAAGGCTATACGGTAGCCACCGCCAATAGCGCGGCCCAGGCCGATGCTTTGCTGCAACGTCAGGTCTTCGATCTGTGCTTCCTTGATTTGCGCCTGGGCGAGGACAACGGTCTCGACGTCCTCGCGCAGATGCGCATTCAGGCGCCGTGGATGCGCGTAGTGATCGTCACCGCCCACTCGGCGGTCGACACCGCGGTTGATGCCATCCAGGCTGGCGCCGCCGATTATCTGGTCAAGCCGTGCAGCCCTGATCAACTGCGCCTGGCCACCGCCAAGCAGCTGGAAGTGCGCCAGCTCTCCGCGCGGCTCGAAGCGCTGGAAGGCGAGATCCGCAAACCGAAAGACGGTCTCGATTCCCACAGCCCGGCGATGAAAGTCGTGCTGGAAACGGCCCGGCAGGTCGCAAGCACCGACGCCAACATTCTTATCCTTGGCGAGTCCGGCACGGGTAAAGGTGAACTGGCCCGTGCGATCCACGGCTGGAGCAAGCGCGAGAAGAAATCCTGCGTCACTATCAACTGCCCGTCGCTGACTGCCGAGCTGATGGAAAGCGAGCTGTTTGGCCATAGCCGTGGCGCGTTTACCGGCGCCAGCGAAAGCACGCTGGGTCGAGTCAACCAGGCGGACGGCGGCACGCTGTTTCTCGACGAGATCGGCGACTTTCCGCTGACTTTGCAACCCAAGTTGCTGCGCTTCATCCAGGACAAGGAATACGAGCGGGTCGGCGATCCGGTCACTCGCCGCGCCGATGTGCGCATCCTTGCCGCCACCAACCTCAACCTCGAAGACATGGTCCGCGACGGCCGTTTCCGCGAAGACCTGCTCTATCGTCTCAACGTCATCACCCTGCATCTGCCGCCGTTGCGCGAGCGCGCCGAAGACATCCTGACCCTTGCCGATCGCTTCCTCGCACGTTTCGTCAAAGAGTACGCGCGTCCGGCGCGCGGCTTCAGCGATGAGGCGCGCGAAGCGCTGCTCGGTTATCGCTGGCCGGGCAATATTCGCGAACTGCGCAACGTCGTCGAGCGAGCGAGCATCATCTGCCCGCAGGAACGCGTGGAAATCAGCCACCTGGGCATGGCCGAACAACCGGCCAACAACGCGCCACGGGTCGGCGCGGCGCTGAGCCTGGACGAGCTGGAGAAAGCGCACATCGGCGCGGTGCTGGCCACCGCCGGCACCCTGGACCAAGCGGCGAAAACCCTCGGCATCGACGCCTCGACCCTGTATCGCAAACGTAAGCAGTACAACCTGTGA